GATGGATTTTTTGGGAGTCCGAGAGAGCTCTCCCGGACTGAAATGGTTACGAAGAATTGGAGAGCAACGAGGAGGCTGAAAAACATAAACATGAGTTGTGGGGAGACTCGGCCGATGAAAATCCCACCAAGAAGGTTGCCGAGGACTCCTCCTATAGAGGAAGCTATCCAAACAAAGGATTGGAGGTTGCCTGAGGAAGATGGTTGTTGAGAGTGCTTGGTTGAAGGAGATTGTTTACCCATCTCGGCAACGATGGCGTCATTCGCTACCTCGGTTATTGAAGCACCTAGATTACCCAGGAGGAGGTATATAGAGATAGCGAAAACAGATATGCTTGATGGAGAGATTGCTATTGCTAACCATGACAGTGCCTGCAAGAAAGCTGCACAAGCAAATTTTGAAGAAATATTtaagaattttgaattgtgaaaaatGCAGTCAAAGAAGCATAATAAAAAAGCATCAATATCAATTCCAATCTTAGCAAACAAGAAACTAGGAACCATAAAGGAAAAGTGCAGCAGTTTCTAAATGTCAAGTAGCATTTGCTTGTGTTCTAAGAAACATTGCTGACCATTGGCTCAAGTAAATGTTGTTCTCAGTTTTGCTTTTTCCTCAACAGAAGACCATACAATTCAAGCTTCAGAGCCAACAAATTTTCATATCTAAAAGAAATGTCATAACTCAATTACTAGTTTCCACATGACATACCTAATGTAACAATTTTGAATAATTCTAAATTTAAGATTTTAAAAGATGGCCTCTCTACTCAGTCACAATCGGCGATAAAAGTATGAAACAATGACTCCGACATGACACTTTACATGTAAACACTACTATGGTAAAAACATAGGACGCTAACATGTGTCCAATACAGACACACCTAATATCAGGAGTGTTTGTGCTTAACCAGGTTGTTTGGTCTCTCATTAGTGTTCAACATAGCCACATAGGGCATCTTCCTATACGTGTAGAGGAACCGGGGAGATATTTTGAATGTAGTTatgcttttttattaaaaaaaaaaaaagaggtgcAACTCAAGGACGACTTTTCAGGAGATCACATATCTTAGTACTATTTTTGTTCGAGCACACTTAATTGCGGAGTTGAGATGGGGATCCGGTGCATTAATACTGGTATGACCGCACTCTTGAACTCTTGAATATAGTTATGCATTGAACAATTGGTTTTCCAATAAGTTTTCATCAGGATGATTCCTCATCACCTCTTGTATTAAATTAAAGAAACTCATTCAATAACCATTGAACAATTTTTCACTTCCTTGAAATAATTGTGATTAGGAAGGCTAACAAAGTAGCATAAACTTATGCTGCCTTTGAGTTCAAGCAACAAATTCTATCTATtcatttaaaaagtaaaattctACACACACCAAACCCAATTCTTAAAAGTAAAATTCTTTTCTTCATAGTTGTCATAGAAATCCTTATCAAACCGAGATTCATATCatgaatcaaaaaaaaaaatttctaaattgtgaatcaaatctaaatataacattactaatcaaaatataatatttttacacAAAAATACTATAGACTGTTATGTTATGTTACCTCCAAGAGCGATGTAAGGAACACGATGCTGACCATAGATGTAAACAGAATCCGAAACAAGACCATAAATTGGTTTTCCAACCATAGGAATACTTGCTGAACTTTGAAGAATTTGAAGAGTCGAAGGATTCACATTCAAACCATCTTTGAGAAAGAAACTCACTACTAACCATGGAAAACATCTGAATCCTTGTACCCAATAACCCAAACCCAACACTTTTCTCATCAATTTGTCACCACCACCACCGCTTTTGCTACCGCCACCGCCATCACCCTCCGAAGACACCATTTTCAGTTACACTTTACTTTCGTAACGGTTAAAGAACAGAATGTGTTGTTCCGAATAAAGAAATAATTGTATTAGAGGTTTCGGGTTTTTTAAGGAAATAAAGTAGGGGCTGTTTTTTTTTCTGCTTAGTGGCACACTCACAAGGTGACACGTGTTCTTGTTCGGTTATAAAATTTTCGTTATGAATAAAAATCTCATACTCTTGTCTTGTGGAATGTTCTGATTTGCATAGAATTGTTTCTTTCTGAGTTTAATAGAGATTAATTCCTTTAATTGAATTAGGATTAAACGTtaataaagatattttaattaaagttttgttgttattatatGGAAATtttttcacccacctcctaaccttcttgctcacccctggtgaatttacaacactaccctcttgtttcggaagttcattttcgaaaaggtacttttttttaaaaaaaaaaaagtgttttcggaaatgaacttccgaaaacgtgttttttttaatataaaatattgatttcggagatgcatctccgaaataaagttacattttcagaaaatgtggtgtttcggaagtgcatctccgaactcacccccttggaggaattcggaaatgcacttccgaaaaaaggtctggacagaagaaaaataacaaacaagaacgattcgctttatttaatcggatgaagacgatggaggagacgctgtaacaggttagaaagtcctgatcctctagaaatccataccacattgtaacttaccaacataataaacaacaacaaaaaacttatgagcaaactatacttacatcatagtggtgtagatccttatcagtcactcgcaactgaaaatgattagcacgaacttgaattttccttcccaattttccttctgagacgacggagccgactctagagtagccttctgtttaacttcggcattcaggctctcgatggagatcagagccgaactcaaggaagcaaccggcgctacgacagatggaacaaacggcgctgaaacagatggacgaacaaccggagctgcaacaacagacggaggagaggtaaccggggccggagcatatgacggaggagatggatgtccggaggaagaaggattggaggtacgtccaccgcgagagccacgaccaccaccaccacggcctgatcctacatcattgatggatgattgttgagaatgtgcaggagatggttgactccggcgagACATTGTAatgaaagcagtaacaagagatagaaaacgttaaagcaaagaagaagactaacgatcgaaaatgatttgggatatgATTGAAAGAAAAATCAGTGAGAGAGCGGTTTATAAATAAGAAAGTGTTTAGAAGTTAACCGTAGAGT
Above is a genomic segment from Vicia villosa cultivar HV-30 ecotype Madison, WI unplaced genomic scaffold, Vvil1.0 ctg.001509F_1_1, whole genome shotgun sequence containing:
- the LOC131635546 gene encoding probable folate-biopterin transporter 7; translated protein: MVSSEGDGGGGSKSGGGGDKLMRKVLGLGYWVQGFRCFPWLVVSFFLKDGLNVNPSTLQILQSSASIPMVGKPIYGLVSDSVYIYGQHRVPYIALGAFLQALSWLAIAISPSSISVFAISIYLLLGNLGASITEVANDAIVAEMGKQSPSTKHSQQPSSSGNLQSFVWIASSIGGVLGNLLGGIFIGRVSPQLMFMFFSLLVALQFFVTISVRESSLGLPKNPSVGIKKQLSELSSALRKPEIAYSISWFALSYAVIPLLNGTMFFYQTQYLKIDSSVLGISKVFGQATTLLWGVIYNRYLKSVSPRKLISAIQATMAILMISDFLFVHGFYREMGVPDTLYVVIFSGFLEVLFFFKFLPFTVLIAQLCPQGCEGSIMAFLMSAVALAFIVSGYLGVALASYVRITGSDFSGFPFGILVQAACTLLPIFWSSCIPEYVKTKDKRKE